In Xylocopa sonorina isolate GNS202 chromosome 4, iyXylSono1_principal, whole genome shotgun sequence, the sequence TcgcaatatatatatagtacagacttaaaaaaaaaaacaaggtgCAGATCTGTCACCCGATGTATTTTCGTAGCCCTATTTCCCAGATCTCTAAGGTACCATTACCATTCTCGTGTAGCTCACGGCGTTACCAACGGAGCACAGAATCAAATTGTGGCGCTCGCAGAGTTGAACGTTCAAATTCTAGTATTCTAATAATACAGAAATATGTCACATCAAGTGGAAAGTATCAAACAATTGTGTAAGATTCTAAAATTTTTATCCTAAGTCTGTTTCATATCGGTAGTTATCGTTTTATGCTCGTGGCAGAGAAATTTTTATGTTTTTTTCATTATACACATGCCTAATAGATGTGAAGAAGCAAAAGACAAATAATGGATAAGATAATTTGTAATGATTCATTATGCAATTGCATTCCTGAGTAGAAAATTCTTCTCGTTTTATGAACTCTATTTTGAATTTATATATGATCCGCCTTTTTAAAACATAAATCAGTAATGTACTAACTTTTGTATTATATTTAACATTAAATCTAATTTATTTTGAATATAAATTAAATGCATTAAATTTAGATCATTCGAAACTATTAAACATTCAACATTTCATTAATAACTTTAAAAGTAAATATTAATACCCTTCCGCCTTTTCCGCAGGTCTTACGCAGTTACCACTTCCCCTTTACGTCCGTGCGTCCTACGACAGTGATCGCGAGAGTAACTTCCTGCGAACTTTAAAACGAACTAACACGAAGGTATTTTATTCTTTACATCTTTCTATTCTTCGCGTTTCTCTACTTTCTGTACCATAATATAAGACTAGAATAAACGTGTTATAGATTCGAATAATAATAAACTTGTTTTCATTCGATCTAAACACAGGTGTTGCAGAAATCTTGTGACGTCTTCTCCGGTGTAACTTCGACGGCGTAGGCTCTTTGTCCTCGAGTGTCAGACGCATGTGAAGGTTGAGAGAGGTAAGTGTTACTTTGACTGTTTCTCTAGTAGAAATTGACAGGTTATAGAATGCTTCATTTCGTTTGCTGCGTTCTCGCGTAATCAACCTGTCTTAGTTTCAATTATCATTTATTGATGGTTGATTTAAGAATAAAATTCGATCATATATATGCGCTATTTTTAAGTTAGTAAATATTTCGAATTGTAATATCAATTTACATATAACTGTGTACATATAACTATTATGTTATGTTACGTATAACTATTGCGTTAGTTGTAACATATCGATAGGTCTTGCTATCTTGTTGTTGCGAAAACATTTGTTCGCTTCTTCGGTTGATATATTTCTCTTGACTTCTTTAAAATTCTTCTGTATACGGTGATTTAAGAATTAGTCCAGGCACATCAGGAAATACCTTTTTTTTATTAACATTAAATATTTCattgctttacattcttttatttgAATATTTGGAAAGCAAATATATTATTTCCTTTTAAGAAGTTCATGTACATTTGTTTCTCTGGCTTCCATGAGCTTCGACACATTGGGGAACTGTGAAACGTAAAAGTATCTTCTTTCCGGTTCGATAGTTTTTGTCCTATTTATTTTCACAGGCAAAACATTCATTACGTTTGTTGTTAATTCTATAGGCCTTAATGATCCAAAGAAATCTGTGACAGGTACTTTGTCAGGATTTCTTCTGAACAAATCCGTTCTTACACCCACCGTTGATAAACAATAATGTTTAGGGCACACTTTGAGCTGCAATAAGATTAATAGATTAATTTATTAACGCAATAATTCATTCTGATTGAAAGAGATTTCCACTTGGTGTAGAACTTACAAATTCTCCCAAAGTTTTGGTACTAGATGGTTCTACTGTTTCTAGGAAGTCTAATGCATAATATGTGTATCTATCTATAACATAAACACCAATGGCAGGATCCAAGTGATGCTGTAAACACAATAAGTTAGCACTAggttaaaaaatattaataacaaGAAATTAAACTTGACACTCACAGAAAGTGATTCCTCGCCTACTAGACTGGAAGCAACTGCTAGAATGTTTGGAGAATAAAACTTCTCGTACATTGAACTTGCTTGGCAAGTATCGACAATAAACAAAATTTCATGATATCTTCTCTTTTGCCACATTTGTTCCAAAGACTCCCCGAGCTCTTTGCTTGTGATTTCCTCGGAATCTTGaaactttagaaatccattcccACCATGACCAGTGAGATAAATCAAGATGTTAGACCCTTCGTCTGTTAACAGCCTCTTAGATCTCGGTGTTTCCGGTGCTAACCGGCCAGTTAACAATCTGACAAAATTTTCTACTGTAACTTCGTAACCTCTGTAGTCAACCTCTACATCATCTCCGTAAACGTTAATATGTTGCTTGATGTTATTGAAGACAGTGGCTGGTCTAGGATTTCTAGGATTGCATGCCATGTCGTCTGCTATCATTAAGATAATTTGTGAATCTGGTATACCTAAACGTTTAACACTTCTGTAAATGGATAACACGTTTGCTACGTGTCGATAATTAAACCAAAATCGTGAAGTATCGACCAGCACTGCCCAATTATTTGAGTGTCCTGTCTTAGTAAAGTTCTCTGGTATCTGTAACGATAGATTAGGTTAGTTTTTTATTTCGCTCGTGTCTTCTGTTTTGTAACAGTGATAAATATCTAACGAATTTATAATCCTCAAGTACAATACGAACCTCCCAAGCATAGTTCAAGTGAAAAATGCACAAAGTAATGACAAATTTTAAATACATTTCGATGAAATATCGTATTACATTAATTCATATAAAATCAACGTATTCTGGTTTATCAATAATGACAGCTTGCTACGACGAAACTTATAAGTTTAAAATAAATCATTTTATTTGGCAAGATATCATTGTTTACGAATATTTAATTTTGTATCACAGTGGTCGTTATTGTTTACAAACGATAGTAATGAACATAACCTCTAAAATGTAGATTATGTAGTGCAGGAAGGTATATCATCTAATAGATGTCTGTGCAGTCGCAACGACAAGTGCTGCCTCGATGTTGGCCGCGTAAACTtaataaaaagagagagaaacagtTTTTGAGTATTCAAAAGTTCGAGGTAACAAAAAGTTTAATTGTAAATTACATTTGATATAAATAAAATGTGATAACTTCGTGTAGTATGAACCGGTTGTAGTGGTCGAAAGCAAAATCTAGATTCTTATTGCAATCGTTAATATTTGGAATAGTTTAGATATAGATAAACACATCGTATAATTTAATTGATAGAGTTGATATAGGTCAaggatataaaaaaatattgttCGTGTTACGTTAGGAAATGAATTAATGGAATTTTCCTTCTGTATGTCACGAAGTTACGCTTCTACGAAGTGCGAAAACATGTTTTCGTTGTTATCACTGGACTTATCGATTTTTAAGCAATTATACTGGTAACGCTATGTCAACAGCTTAATGTAACATACGTACAAATGAGGTAGCTTTCCTTTTGAGTATTCCAATACAATTTCCTTACATTTTtatacacgaatgtaaatgtacaTACACTATCAGACATAATAATGAACTCGCTACTTTACCATTATTTCCTTCAACAAATGACTACTGAAAATGTATCGTGTTACATACTTCGCGATAGAATGCAATTTACGCTAATAATCAATGAATTATAGATAACATATCATTAAACTAACAGTAAAAGATAAAATCAGGGTAATTGAATAAATAATTACAACAATCGTTGAATCTTTTTGCCACgttataataatttatttaaacatTTATACACCTATGATGTTCCACAGTCTTGAAAGTAGTTGCTAAccgatattatatgtatatgtatgtatatacatccacatacacacatacagacacatacgtattatatatacgtatacactGGGTATACGTATATACAGATAGATCGTTCTCGTAAATACatataatatgtatacatatataaattcatttatttgctcGTTTCATTTATTTATAAGTTAACCCACTTCGTTTACCGCCTAGATAAAGCATTCTCGAAACTTAAGAAATTAATCGATGATCATCTAGACTATCCTGTTCGCGTCTGTCGCGGGAACGACTGCACTCTCGCCTGTATACACTCTTTACAACGATTTCTGTCGATTACTTTAGGTACATAGGCGTGCATGGATTCCATCTCTGAAAtcgttccgttttattcgcacaTCTCGCGAATTTCTCTACCCTCCGCCTGGCCGCTTGGCAAGTTTGCGTGTTTTAAATTATCTGGAAGCTAAGAGACGCTTAATCTTAATTTACAGAGGCTTCCTATTTTATCACCTAATTGTATCGTCGATCTATCTTGTCTTAGTTATAGAAATTTTTGAACGTGAGTCGTGCGATATGTCAAACACGTGCTGTGAAAAGTCGTACGAATTTGTTGAACTTACGCTAGAATCGCAGAAATATCGATATAGACTAAAGTGTATATAGTTTTAGAAGTCGTCGTTTCCTAACTTCCTTTACGATTTCGCTTCGTTACTTTTACTTTATTAATGTCTAGATACATGAGTTCAAGATTCGAGTTTTCGCGGGAGAGAAAGATTTTATCATTCTATGATtctggtatttttttttttttttcttttttctgaaGAAAACGTTCTCTTTGCCTTCTTCTGTATTTTAGCAAGGATACAGGTATTGGAATACATATTCTTCGTTTACATTATATCACAAGTTTAATACCGCATATTACGCCTTAAACATTCTGTAACATTACTTTTACTAACGTGTTACGTGTAAACATAAAAGTTGGGACAGACTGGGGACTTGACAGACTTGGGGCAAACTGAAACATatacaataaaattattttataagAAGCTTAGTTTTCGTGGAAAATCGAATTAAGGAAATTTGTCAAATACTCATCCACTTGACTACTTCCGGTTTCACGCTCGTTCGAGTTAATTATACTATCGAAGATTCATTAACGTTCTCGTTAATTTACATTTACATTACCGAATGAATCTTTCGAAACGACGGCGTCAGTTTTTGAACACAAATAATTGCTCGATGCGTTAAAGAATGTTCTAAATAACAATTAAATATCTTCTGCAGCTGCAAGAAAGGCGGACACGTAAAGTTTTTGTTTATTAGCACTACTTATAGAAATACGAGTAACGATTCTGGTCGTAGTAACCCTGTAAACAAAAATGTGTGGTACGATCGTCCGGTGAAAAGTGATGACAGTAGATACAGCCATTTCTAAATGGTTGGCTGCACAGTAGATAAAGCCAGTTCGAATAGGACGTCCGCGCCATACGATCCTGCGAGCCGTACCAACAAGATCAGAATTGCTGCTCGCGTTTCTACAAACATAAAGCCTGGAGGTAACCGAACGTATTGGAAGAATTTTTTAATTCGTTTCTTTTTAAGTCTAAGCCTCTTACGAAGAAATTTTATGGTACATTTTCGGTTTATTTGCACCACGTAGAACCATATTCCGCTACATAGGATATGCGATGGCCTGTATATGttctacagagaaaaatgaacagAAATAGTTTTCGTAACAGGTTCTTATCGTTTCCATGAATTTCCATTGATCATTTTCGCTACTGTCACTTAAATTTATCGGTTATGTTCGTCAAAGGAATCGCTCATTTGCTACGAAACGATTACACCACTTAAAAATCATTATCAATTTTTGCAAGCGTATCGTATTAAAATTCCAAATCGATACGACGTGTCACGAATTCCTTTCTAGCGACAACGATAATTACTTACATAATTAACTGCGTTCATATTGTAGAAAATGAGCGACCTATACAGAACACGCCTTTACCATGACTTCGGTACAACGTTCCTTTTTTCCCCTCGTTTCGATGGTTCTAAATATGTAACGAATATCGATTAGAAATATCCGCGTGGAAAATGAAATTTTGTGCAAGCTACTAAGCTCGATCCGATATCGACGAACAATTACGACAGATAGCAACGTGACGTGTGATTTTTGGTTCGCACAGTGTACTACTATAGGTAGAATGATATAAAGCTACTAATagaataatttatattaaatttatatacgttatgtatgtatatataatacaggAACTATATTTATCGCATACAATTGCATTTCCATCTAGAATCGATTTCAACGTTCACGGGCCGTGGTCACCGGCGTTCAATTCGAGCGTTCGCGTTTTCCGTTCGTCGTCCCGGCCGCGGCCGGCTgatttttcctctcttttcgtATCGCGCCTTGTTTCCAGCGACGATAGACTGATCTCGTCGGATAAACCGCCCGCTCTGATTTGCATAATCTCAGAATAGGCGAGCAGAACGCGCGAGACAAAGGTTGGCCAGAAATATCGAGTAACCGGATTGCGTACAAGCGGCCGCGTGCACGGCGGAATCGGCGCGAATTTATTGCCGTTCGAATTCGTAACGTCATCGTGCGCGCGTCACCGTTCAGGAATGAGATTACCCAGCCGGCATTTTTGAATTCGCCACCAGtttcaggtatgcgcgcgcgcgaCCGATCAAAATGGGTTTCCCTTCGGTCGTTCCAGAAACTCGAGTAAATTATCGGTATTTAAATATAATACGAGACAACGTTTCTTCGAGCTTTTGCTCGCTGTGATTCCCGCTTCTTCTTTCCCGGGACGTAGACATTTTGTACATTTTCAAACTGTTTAGAAGCGAAAGTGCATTTACGAAATCGTGGAATACGTTCATCCCATGCGGCAATGTAGTTCAAATGTAGTTTATGCACGAGGTGAGCGAAAGGTCACCTCTTATTCGAAAAAATTCCTAAAATATGCAAAATTACACAGCACATGTTGTCTGATTTATAATCTATATGTTACAAAACACGAGGAACGATACTTGGGAAATATTGGAAAATTTCGCACAACCTGAAATTCCCACACGAAGAATTATTTATTATCGTGCTTGCAACATAAAGTAAACATTCTACAATTTTTCTCCGCTCAGAGAAGAAAAACTGCGTACGTAGTTAAAGTATCATGCCTCTGAATCGTTTCATTAAAGTCAATAGAAATAAACGAAATTTTAACACATCAACGAGTATTCGAGATGCCGAAGAATCACGTATCCTTGTACGGATACCACGGAAATAATTCCGCCCGTTTTTAAGCTGCGTTCGACGTTATTGCTAAGTAATTCCAATCTCGTATTTTTGCAACACGGGGTGTCGCGACGTTTCCCCGTTTCTTGGAACACTTTTGCTCCTGTCAAGAACGTTAATTGTTCCGCTGGGATGGTGGCCACGGGAAGTTTGCATTCCGCAAAATTACAGTCTCGGAACCAGAGTTCGTCGAGCAAAAAAGGCAAACGAAACGAGAGACTAGCAGCCTCCTAAAAGAGTCGGAGCATTTCGTCAAAAGTGTCATCCGTTCcacgaacaaaaaaaaaggaacatttaGTAGAGAAAGAAAATGTCCACGTCGAAAATAACGAGAACCGATCAATTCTAATTAAACTGTACCTTTCAACGAGATTGTGCAACGCAACACCGCGCACAGCGAACAAATTAACGAATCGATACGTTGCTTTATAATTTTCCAATAAACTATCTCGTTCCGCGGGCTTAATAGAATAGCACGGTGATTATTAATTAACCAGCTCGCGAGACGGCGATGGAGGTGGCACACGCGTCGAGTGTAAGCAGCTTGTGTCGCGGAAAAATTCGTGATACGGTGACTACGACCGATAAAACGCACGCGAACAAGCCTCGGTGTTAACGCGAGTCGTGAAGGTAACATAAATTTGGAGCGAATACATACTGGAATTGAACTGGCGCCAGGCTGGACGCGCTGAAACGATCCGAACTGTTGCTCGACCGATATCGAAGATATGGACCTGTCTAATATTCCgcaggcgttttaagaatgcatAAGTCGCGATCGTTCGCCGCCGTTTCTGGGTACAAATCGTTTTCACCTCGTGGCGAATAAAATTCCTCGGGCACGGTATCCGATAACGAATACACGTCGACGTTGCTGCCGTGGAATTCTAGTTATTTAAAAGACATCGCTCGCGAGTAACGACATGTTACGTTCGAGTAGAGCCGTTTACGATAATTGTGTTTGATTGATCCTCTTGCATCGATGAACGAGTATTCTCGAATGCAGATTTTCACTTTCCAATTCCATGCTTTGCACGAAGCATTCCGCGTATCTGCCGTCTCCACTTTCGTTAGAGAAAAAGCTGAAACATCTAATTTCAAGCAAATATGAAAGATAAAGTTCTGTGTGCGCGTTTGAAAAGGTTTCAGTAGATGGGTTTTGTAATAATTAGTATACTTATTTATGTTTACTTTATGATAACGTTCGGTTTTTAAGATTGGAGAACAGATACGCGAAATCTCCTCGTCTGAGAAGTTAGCTGAACGACATTCTATTGCAAAATGTCTGTCTTGGTTCGATGAGTCTGCTTGGCTAGAAATTTGAATACGGGGTACGTCGTCTGTAGATTCGACGGGGTTGAAAACTGGATTCTGATTATTTTTTTAGTAAAAACTGGCGAATGAGCGTTTTAAGTGACCGTACATTTTTCGTGCCTCCTGTTTGAGTATTGGTTGCGTAACAAGTAGATCGATGTAATCACACATTTCACATCAGACTCGATCACCAATTTAAACTGAAGTTGCATAATACCGGATTCgcctaatgcatttcaaaatgGAAGAAATATAAGAGTATCGATATCTGTTTTTAAAATGTAGTTAAATTGCGTAGCGTTCGGTTCTTAATTGAAATTGCCCGGAACTATAAAGAGAATTGATGATCGTACGCTCGAGAAGAACAGGCACGCGTGTTCGACGAGATGATAACAAATTATAAATTTCACAAAGCAATAACCATATAGAGACATttacaataaataaataaatacgatAGAGAGAATTTCTTAACTAACAGTTCACGAACGAACGTTCCCGCCTGTTTTTTTCCCTCGTCGAATTGAAACTCCTTTCGAATAGAATCTACAATGCCAACACATTGCGTACGGCTGTGCCTCTAAAATCCGCCATTAAAGGCCATAAAATCCTTTACATCCTAATCTCTGTCTTATGCTTCAGTCTTTCCGTTTCCATCTTCGAAATTGCCATCGATTCTTATCCGTTTTATCGATATATCCGATTCTGGCAACCGAATACTCGCGTGGAACGCGCGTCCTCGCACCGGTTTTTCATTTTCCTCCTTCCGCTCGAAGGGCAGAATTTCACCGCGAAAGTCCCTGCTGGTTTCCTGAAAGAACTATACGACTACCTGTCGAGCCTCGCCGCGGGCAAATATTTCCT encodes:
- the LOC143423075 gene encoding putative GPI-anchor transamidase, which produces MYLKFVITLCIFHLNYAWEIPENFTKTGHSNNWAVLVDTSRFWFNYRHVANVLSIYRSVKRLGIPDSQIILMIADDMACNPRNPRPATVFNNIKQHINVYGDDVEVDYRGYEVTVENFVRLLTGRLAPETPRSKRLLTDEGSNILIYLTGHGGNGFLKFQDSEEITSKELGESLEQMWQKRRYHEILFIVDTCQASSMYEKFYSPNILAVASSLVGEESLSHHLDPAIGVYVIDRYTYYALDFLETVEPSSTKTLGEFLKVCPKHYCLSTVGVRTDLFRRNPDKVPVTDFFGSLRPIELTTNVMNVLPVKINRTKTIEPERRYFYVSQFPNVSKLMEARETNVHELLKRK